Proteins co-encoded in one Hypanus sabinus isolate sHypSab1 chromosome 6, sHypSab1.hap1, whole genome shotgun sequence genomic window:
- the LOC132395080 gene encoding general transcription factor II-I repeat domain-containing protein 2-like: protein MVDMTAHLNTLNTALQGKGRTALHMLEDVLAFERKLTVLARDLQKGTLSHFPNLREFKQGHDMIISEYLHSAIIAMQTSFGKRFCEFREEKNTLSFPVTPLSIDPSLLNTTALAGVSQPDLEMELADIADKDIWVSKFRRLTADLEDVARQKAVLAQKHKWSDIENLTDDSLRSCVKMKVTSYSPDVQTLCAEVQEQKSH from the coding sequence atggtagacatgacagcgcacctgaacacgctgaacacagctcttcaggggaaaggacgtacagccctgcacatgttggaggatgttttggcattcgagcgcaagttgacagtgcttgccagagatttacagaaaggcactttgtctcacttccccaatttgagagagttcaaacaaggtcacgacatgataatttcggagtatttacattctgcaatcatcgcaatgcaaacatcgtttgggaaacgcttctgtgagttcagagaggaaaaaaacacattatccttcccggtcactcccttaagcatcgatccttccctactgaatacgactgcattagcaggtgtgagtcaacctgatcttgagatggaactggccgacatagccgacaaagacatatgggtgtccaagtttagacgcttgacagcagaccttgaagatgttgcccgtcagaaggccgttcttgctcagaaacacaaatggagtgatattgaaaacctcacagatgacagcttgcgatcctgtgtaaagatgaaggtgacatcatacagccctgatgtgcagacgctgtgcgctgaggtccaggagcagaaatcccattaa